gtggagaaaaataagaaaagaatccaaattcaaaatCTCCTATTAAAACACTATctcctccctctttctctcacaaaagatcgcctaaaataaggggaattaggcagggaatcggcgcctagatgcttgccacgtgtcgtcatgaaaccgtaaagttgggagcatgtgctcggaaatcgggagcatgtgctcctgggtctaaaatcagcttctctactccaattcaactcctttctgctccgattgctcctgctgttccaatccttgcttttagcttcctagcctcttattataacctgaaaaggactcaaacaactacaaaactatcaaataaacggggtcaaagtgagtcaaaaccgtaacatatcaaccACCATTAGTGAACTTGACAACATAAAAGTCATAAGCAATAAAAGtcatatttttactattatcATACCACAATCCAAAGAGAAGCAAATCTCTTTTCAACATGCCAGATAGTAGTCTATGGACATTCAATAATCAAGACCTAGTAGCTAACAAAACTACAAAAGCTGCAACAGTTGTGGTAAACAAAGATGTTTGGAATCTGCAAATCAATTCGTCTCAACGTATTGGAAATCCAAGACTCTGGAATTAGGTGCTGAAATCCAAATCCTCATCCCTGGGGCAGAATCCACATGTCGAAGCGGAAAAAAGTTCTCAATGAAGGGAGAGATGACTCGAACACCGAAAGAGATGCAACGGACCAAACCTGTGTGAGGACAGTACTTGAACAAGCGGTTCACGTTGTCATGGAATTAAACACCACTTCTCTTGGAAACCGCCACAGGCCTGCACCACATCCTCCACATTCTAGGGAAAGATCCCAAGAAAACAAACGTATACATTACGTCTTGctccatgtttcttcttttgcatcCATGCTCCATATCGTTAGTTACCAGTAATAAGGTGGAGTATTTGCTATGGCTATGGCAAGACGGTTTTGAAGGTTCACAAGCTGGCCTGGCTCCACAAGTGTAGGTGGTGGTCGAACATTGCGAAACTCTTCAGTGTGAAGATCCAAATCTAGAttctttacaaatattatagacaaattcacttatacaaattcataaatttatgaaataatatcaattctcgtATTTtgatagtctatcaaactattaAAGTGTAAATGATGTATATCTagaaattgaatatttttttaaaaaaaaatagctattattatgacatgttatagaatattttatatcattatagtttgaaattacaacataacaattgttttacaGATATAAGCTTTAAGAGAAGCATACATTattatacttgtatatatatatatatatatataaatattcttcaaatgaaatgaatttattttgtatcataaaTCCTTCCCCTTTTAATATGAATTGAAAGATATGAATTTTActgatcaataataataatggcAGTTTTTTTGTACAAAAACCTGAATTTAATTATCAACTTCTATATtgaattatcaatttttttgtacAAAGTCCCATATTTGACTATCATAAGATCTTTTCTTGTAAGTGGTATCTTTATAAGTTTTTCCTTGACTCGTTTTGGCATGAATTAGATTGCTGAATGAAgaagattataaaaaattgaagatctaaaaaattaactaattcacaattatatatatatatatatatatgtgtgtgtgtgtgtgtgtgtgtaaatttacatattattaatttacgaTATTATTAAGAACATAATTTGCatgagatttcaaaaaaattattatcttattatcttatcgaattttgttattttttacactggccaGACTttggactagcaaaatttattaatttgtagtatttattaatttatatagtattaatttatagagattatactgtatatatatacacatatatacatatgctaatataaataataaatatttatctactataaatattaatttatagtgattataaGGTGTGTAGACTTGTCTTTATTATAGTGGAAAAAGAGATATATGTAGACTAGATACACATATCTCTGATTTATATGTATGTCTTGGTTTTTTCAGCTTATGGTCGCAGCTACATTGATCTTACTGTGTACAAAACCTATTGACGTTGCTGTATTAGGACCAGTTCCTTTGTTATTGACGGTACCTTCTATTGCAATCATTGGTAGAGAGGTCAGATATGTAGCAAAAATTGATTGTGATTTCCTAATATCATTCACTTGCAGAACATGTCATTAACTATATGATACATTTGTAGATTACTATGTCAGCAGTAAGAGAATGGGCTGCATCTCAAAATGGAAAGCTTTTAAAGGTAAGTTAAATCATTAACATCTATCTCTGATATGATAGTGCCTAAGAgcgttctctctctttttgatAGTGCAAGGGTAAAGGTAAGCACTAGTATTGAAacttataaaacaaaacctCGTCACTCAacatatatttactttttttctttgaaatagCTCAACAAGGTATTTTGAATCTTTCTGGTTCCCTCTCTCTTCTCCAAACAGAGTTCTAATATGTTGCCGTTGTTTCAGGAAACCCTGTTTTTAGCCAAGGAAGCTACATAAATCGCTATTCGGTCTCTAGCTGAAGATATAGATTGCTGCAAGCACTGGGACAAGCTCTATGAGAAGAATCTAGAAGCTAGCTAGTGTTGTTCTTCTTAGAAAAGCTTGCAGACGAATGGAAGGATCATTCCCTCAAACTATCATCATCACCGAGTGATGCTCTCACTCTCAATCGAACTGTGAAGAGCTTCAGGCTAAAAGTAATGCCCCTTACTCATCCAAGCTATACCTTATTTCACCCTCCATTTATTTGTAATACCATCTCTGACCTAACCTGTGTGATGTTCTTAGAACGAAAAAGCTATCAATGAAGGACGAGCGAATGTTTCTCTTCACGAAGAAGCTGACGAGTCCTGCAAAGTGATCATCGGAAGACGTTCCCGTGTAAGTGGCTTCCTCAAAGACGCATCCATTACTCTGACCTCATCTTTTACTTTGTTCTTCATATCTTATCTTTGTAATGTGAGAGTTTTGGGAGTTTGATCAATCCATTTTGTCTGTGTTCTTGGATATGCAATAAAAGTCATATTTTTACTATCTAAAAGCTTATCAAACCACAATCCAAAGAGAAGCAAATCTCTGTTTCAACATGCCAGACAGTAGTCTATGGACATTCAATAATCAAGACCTAGTAGCTAACAAAACTACAAAAGCTGCAACAGTTGTGGTAAACAAGATGTTTGGAATCTGCAAATCAATTCGTCTCAACGTTTTGGAAATCCAAGACTCTGGAATTATGTGCTGAAATCCAAATGTCCTCATCCCTGGGGCAGAATCCACATGTCAAAGCGGGAAAAAGTTCTCAGTGAAGGGAGAGATGACTCGAACACCGGAAGAGATGCAACGGACCAAACTTGTGTGAGGATAGTACTTGAACAAGCGGTTCAAGTTGTCATGGAAGTAAAGAGTACCTCTCTTGGAAACCGTCAGAGGCCTGCACCACATCCTCCACAGTCTAGGGTAAAGATCCCTAGAAAACAAACGAATACAGTACGTCTTGctccatgtttcttcttctgcatccATGCTCCATATCGTTAGCTCCCAGTAATAAGGTGGAGCATTTGCTATGGCTATAGCTAGACAGTCTTGAAGGTTCACTAGCTGGCCTGGCTCCGCGAGTGTAGGTGGTGATGGAACATCGCGAAACTCCTCAGTGTGAAGATCCAAAGCTAGTATCTTGTAATCAGGATTGTTTCGTATCCAATAGGTAGCACTAAGATCGTAGTGTAACCAATAGATGGAACCGTTGACACATGCAGACTTCCTTCTAGCTTCCACATAGTAAGGAGGAGAACTCGGCAGTTTCCGCCATTCCCCAATGTTGATATCAAGAATCTCAGATTGTTTAGTATCAAAGAACATCCTCACTAGTATCAAAAAATTCacatattatttgttaaatgcATAATTATCATGTTAAACAAGTTATCATAATTGACGAAAGTGTtcacaaaataaataagtaaaaacataTAACCTGATTATCTATTCAGTTAGCATgataacaaattatatatcaataagtttacatatatatcgGTGTTACATCCTattatatcatattatatatgataCATAAGTTCGATCCACCTGGATTTCCCCAAACACGGGTTCCATACCCCAAGcttgttattttgatattttccttgGTTCGTAACAACAGTAAACCGTCGCAGTAAAACATATCAGATATAACGCTTTGATTTAAGTTAGGATAGCTGATACCACCATGTAATCTTCTGAATACATGTACGATAATATCTCCATCCAAATCAGGGTTCAATAAATAAATCCATAAAAACACCGTTGCGATCACTTCCCTTGCTGGTTTGTGGAAGCGTTGTTTTATGAATCCTCGATCATTGAATAAAGCGTTCCACAGTTTGCAAGTAAATCGCAACTAAGAGCATAATTATGGGCAGGATGTTATAAGGGggagttcttaatttttttatgaattaattctgtattgttttgaatataagaacttatgatttttagataaaattttctctttcattggtaggttttaattttgggtctcttatttttgaaaatattgtttttttaaatttaaaaattttaaatagaatagaagtggtataaatgtgtaaacatttaagattttataaaattaaaaaatattgcattttaattattttttaaacatacaaaacataataaaaacattaatacatattacaatagaagtaCAATTcataaaaagagagaatgatttattttaataatgatttgctccaaattttgcccaaatattctcaaccaaatcatcttgcaagcatttatttttttctcgatCACGAACATCCTATCGATTCTTGAGCATAGTAGCGACACATGAAAGCCTGGGTGTTGGAAGCGTGTAGTCAACTTCTGAAGCTCTACTTGACTCCATTTGTGCGAATTCAGTTTCATCAAACAGAGTGTACCCATCTTGTTCGTcctctactatcatattgtgcagtatgatacacactctcattatttttccaatttttaccTTATCCCAAATAAGAGTCGGGTttttgactatggcaaatcgagcctgcaaaactccaaaagcacgctctacatctttacgcACAACTTTTTGTTGTCTCGCAAATAAAGCGGCTTTTGGAGTTTGTGGCAGTGGAATAGAATGGATAAAAGTagaccattttggataaataccatctgtcagatagtaagccaattTATACTCATGTCCGTTGACACTATATTTAGCTTTAGGAGCTCGACcatgcaaaatatcatcaaagactggagatcaatcaagaatattgatatcgtttaatgtacctggtaGTCCAAAGAAAGCATGGCAGATCCAGAGATCATACGAAGCCACCGCCTCTAAAACGATTGTGGGCTATCCAAATCCGCGGGTGTATTGACCTTTATATGcggtgggacaattcttccactcccaatgcatacaatcgatgcttcctatcatgccGGGAAATCCGCGAAACTCGCCAATGTCGATTAGTCTTTGAAGATCTGCTGGTGTGGGTCTTCTcaagtactcatctccaaataaatttaCGACTGAATCTGTAAAATTGTCCAAGCATGATAGCGCCACGCTTTCAGAAAGTCGGAGGTATTCGTCAAACGCATCAGCTGCAgaaccatatgccatcatacgaattgTTGTTGTACACTTTTACAATGTAGACAGACTCAACCTTCCggtagcatctcttctttgttgaaaatagGGAACTTCATTTGCGAGCTTATCCACAATATGAATGAATAAtggcttgttcattctaaaacggCGACGAAAAATGTTGGGAGGGTAAATAACATcctcactgaaataatcattccacaagtGGTCATGACCGACTTCTCGATTTCTTTCAATGTGAATTcgcttttttcttggtttaggtGGTGGTTGACTTTGGATTGGTGGAGTAAGAAGATTTTTCCATACATGATTGGTGATTTGATCGCatgtttgattaaaacattcatcaagtatgtcatcaacatcattatgggaagaagaagccataTTTAGAGATTTTGGAAATATAGAAAAGGAGTTTTGgtgtttaaaatttagaaaaggaCTTGTGTATTTGATCGGTTTGGTGTGTAGATTTTGTGTGCTACCTTTGGACATTATATAGAAGAAATTGTGGTGtagaaaacttaaaatttgtggtttaaaatgataaaagaaCATGTGTAGTAGAAGTACAAAAATACAAGAGAAAATGTGTGGTAGAAGTACAAAAATACAATAGTACTTATAAAAATATGTGGTCAAAGTACAACATTATACAAAAGTGAATATGTACTTCTAAAATTATGTGGTAGAAGTACAATGCTACAATAGTGAAACCATTTGCTTCTAGCTTCTTTTGGTGTCACGGGTTTAGAATTTGCTCCTTGATCGGCCTGCGTTATAAACTGAAACACactgaaacaagaaacaattCGATGACactaaaacaagaaacacactgaaaaaagaaacaattcgattatactaaaacaagaaacacactgaaacaagaaacaattCGATTACactaaaacaagaaacacactgaaacaagaaacaattGGATTACATAAACTTGGATTACACAAGCTTGTCCGATTACACAGCCACAAGCTAGTCCGATTACAAAAAACACAAGCTTGTCCGATTACAAAAAACACAAGCTTGTCCGATTACAACCGAATACTTAGAAcactaaaaacacaaacatactTCGGATTCAACCTGATGACATCATGTCATCAATTAGCTTCTCCTTAAGAGTTTTTTCTGATTCAGTTAGTGAATCCTTTTTAGCAATCAGATTTTCAAGCATCACATGCTTGATATGCTCTTTCTTCATAGcgaactctttctctttcaattcAAAGTCCTTCTGCTTCATCTCATACATCTTCGAAACTCGATCCAACTGAAACTCCAAGTAAGCTTTCccatcttcctccacatcaaTCGGTTTGGTGTTAGAGCTTTTTTTGGACTTCCCCTTGGCAGCCTTAACACCATTAGGACGGGGCAATGATTCATCCACATCAATCGGATGGTGTGCTTCCTGGTCAGACCCCTCAATACTCGCTCTTACCCTTTTCACTCCATTACCTTTAATATATGTGGAGGCACACCATTTTTTTATCGTATCTTAAGACAAGCCATGCATGCTCCAAGGTAAACCTATGTCCATGATCCAAGGTAAACCTATGTCCATGATCATTAAAGCCATGCATGCTCCAAGGTAAACTTAAGACAAGCCATGCATGCTCCAAGGTAAACCTATGCTCCAAGGTAAACCTATGTCCATGATCATTAAAGTATATCTTATGTGCTAACTTCATCACATCATCTTCATACTGTCCACTAGACTTCTCCCTAGTCGCAGCCTTAAAACATCCAGCGAACTTGCACACCAAGTCGTTTATCCTCCCCCACCTCTGCTTACTGTGACTCGCCTCTCTCTTTGGCCGACCAACAACATTCGGACATGATGCAAAGTATTTCGCAATCCTCCCCCAAAAGGATGCAAGTCTTTGCTGGTTGGAAGTAATCGGATCCTTGCTAGTGTTGAGCCAAGCGCTGACCAACATGGTATCATTTGTTGGTAACCATGCTTGCCTTGACTTGCGGTTTTCTTGTGGGGATGCAGGTGAAGATGGAGCTTCAGAACATGGACTTAGAGAAGGAGAGTAATCGAGGTTTTGGGTATCAAGTTGACTTTGTAGTAGATTCAAATAGCTAGAGGTGGGAAGATATGGATTCATGTATTGTTTTGATCCATATTGCTAAAGGGAGAAGgagatgtgtttgtttgtgtttatcgAAAAACAAGAGATTGCTACAGCAAGAAggacttgtgttttgtttgtgttaatcGAAAAGCAAGAGATTGCTAAAGCAAGAAggacttgtgttttgtttgtttgtgtttgaatttataaGGTTTAGTTTACATTTATgttggtttaaattttgaaattaagtgTTTACCtaaactacaacaaccacacattAAAAATCTTCACAACCAACTAACACATCAATGACTGACTAGACTATTACCAACACTAGCAAGTACTAAACCTatttatcacaaccaacaaacaaaagctaTAACATCAAAGACTACACTAATACCTACACTAGCAAGTACTAAATCTatttatcacaaccaacaaacaaaactttaacTAACACCAAATAAATGCAAAAAAGTTGAGGACGATGATTACCTTCCTTCATGGCCGAAGAGATATGCACATTCTATACTCATCAATGCATCAATCCATGTTTGTCCATTTAACCTCAAAACAAAAGACAGATCCGCGGTTAATGAAGcccaaattcaaaataaaattaatcattcatGAACAAGCTAAATCGAACAAGAACAAGGTACtctaaaattatacaatcatgTGTCAAGAACATAAACATTTACTAAATCATCATTAGCTACCACAAATAACGACATCAAAAACAActaataacaacacaaaacaatcaTGTGTCAAGAACCGAAACAATTACATATCCATCTCCAGACATTATCTAAACTTAACCAAAATGGATCATCATTAGCTTACACaaataacaacaccaaaaacaacaaatagcTTATGTTGAATCAAGTTAGTAACTTTAATCAGCATTTTGCGATACATTCATGGCCAAATCTTTTCAAATTCATCATAACCGGAGTTAAAAAGTACTCATCTGCTAAAGTAAGGATCNNNNNNNNNNNNNNNNNNNNNNNNNNNNNNNNNNNNNNNNNNNNNNNNNNNNNNNNNNNNNNNNNNNNNNNNNNNNNNNNNNNNNNNNNNNNNNNNNNNNNNNNNNNNNNNNNNNNNNNNNNNNNNNNNNNNNNNNNNNNNNNNNNNNNNNNNNNNNNNNNNNNNNNNNNNNNNNNNNNNNNNNNNNNNNNNNNNNNNNNNNNNNNNNNNNNNNNNNNNNNNNNNNNNNNNNNNNNNNNNNNNNNNNNNNNNNNNNNNNNNNNNNNNNNNNNNNNNNNNNNNNNNNNNNNNNNNNNNNNNNNNNNNNNNNNNNNNNNNNNNNNNNNNNNNNNNNNNNNNNNNNNNNNNNNNNNNNNNNNNNNNNNNNNNNNNNNNNNNNNNNNNNNNNNNNNNNNNNNNNNNNNNNNNNNNNNNNNNNNNNNNNNNNNNNNNNNNNNNNNNNNNNNNNNNNNNNNNNNNNNNNNNNNNNaaaaaaaaaaaaaaaaaccctaatcatcaaaCACTAATCGAGATTGATTCAATCAGTAATTGAATTGAGAATTTTACCTTCTGCTTccaattgattcaatctctTCCGATTGAGTGGACTCCCAATTCACGATTCACGATTCCAAATCGCCTTTTCCAAATTGCAATCAGAGCCGATTCACGATTCAATCAAAATATCGCAATGAGACATGCTGACTCATCAATTCATGATGATGAGCATCTCCTACCAAAGcaatctcctcttcctccagaTCCAGACGATTCCAAATACAATTCTTCGTTATCTCGCaatcgcgagagaaagagagagagagaaaacgaaaggaatgtgatacaaaaaaaagttttacacCTTTTCTATTTTCTCGTTCATCCAATACCAAGCTGACACGTAGCATCTCTTAGATCACAAATgggtatactatataataatttcttacattttttcttttgttttgatttattttgtttggcaACAAAACACTAAGAGCCCGGGTATGAACCCACCGATAAAGAAGGTCGTAGAGACTCGTACGGAATCCTAGAGAGTATATCCTCCAGCAAATCACGTGGAAGATCTGTCATGCCATTGTTCGTTTTCTCTTCTGAAAATCAAAGGAAGCCAGTGCCACAATGCTGCTgctgattaaaaaataaagtaaaattagGGTTATGTTTTGTTATAAGTTCGCCGTttcaaacaagaaataaaagtcaactataaagagaaaaaattatatttgttttatttatttatgggtAACTCTAATCAACAGGCCCCATGATTTTAACGTGGCCCAAATTagttggaaatatatattttttttaataagaatgtTTTAGTTTGGTTGAAAGTTGATATGatccaaatttaataaaaaaaaaatcttaacaaatatttttaaaggtAGCTAGTGTGgtccaaaatcaatttaaagTTGGCTACGCTCTTCCAAGTTTTGTTGAGACAATAATAGAAATGAACTTTCCCGTCCTTTGATCGTGGCGGCAAGAAGGGAAATGTAGTTAGAAGTTAGTAAGCAAAAAAGTCAACACAAAATTTAATCACCTAAAAGTCAAAATGAAATTGGAAATGTAAGCATTCCCTACATCACATTTAATGCTTACACATGTTAACCACTAACACCGTCCGCTTAGGATTAGATTATCTAGAAGGTGGGTATATGAAAGTGAGTTACGAATAAAATTGCTTTTGATTTGCATGATGATGAGGAGTTTATGATTATGTGTATCAATTGATTGCCTAACAATATCAATTTGGTAGCAAGTTTTGAAAAATGTCCATTCTTTTTCCATAAACTTTGTCGGATATATGAGTTGATTTTGTTGTGGCTAATAACTAAAGTAATAGTACTAGATTTTAAagactatattttaaaaaatatatatatatgttatatttgtttgttattgtggttgtttattaattttgaccttgtataattataaaaaattattgcatttaTCATGTAGATTAATCTTGGGAGTCGATACAGAGCCTCTGTAGCCGAGGTAAGGAACTTCGAATCTCCTTTCactttatggttttggtttCTATTCAAACATGGTGTTTGTGTTTGTCATGTGAGATTCAAGACCATGATAAGTTTCCCCATTTCAatcttagtttgatttttttttctcctggGAAATTGCGTGAAGTCCATAATcactttcaaaatcaaaacagtaCGTTGGctcattttttactttataaagtAAAGAATCATTTGTTTGCTTTGTAATTAATCGCAGGTTGATAAAAATGCAATTACATGTATCATACTTTTAACATGAAAAATTCATAGGTACTTTACTACGTAGATTAGCTTATGTTCTTAAACATGTGAAGTACGCACAATCATTAAACCTTTCTGTCATCTTTCCTTTAGAACTGAGAATGAGAGTTAATGGAAAACATcctttataagaaaatataatagcCATTAAAATGAAACTTCTTCAGCCTTATGTCGTCTTCATGATAGTCTTTTGTTTTGGAGCCTGTTAATTAAAATCAAGAGACAAATTATAATAGTTTGATAGGATATACGAATAAGCCAATAAATATGAAGCCATCttcttttacaataaaaataaacgaAGTCATCTTATCGACCCATCGCAATATCTAGAGGACAGCTTTCAGTTTTTGTAAGAGGGTGACCATGTTTGAAGCGTCAAGTGTATGGCATCGTCTCGGTTCTCAGATTATGACTTTCGTAGCTACGGTGGTGTTGAATTTTGGTGATGGTATAGCTTCCAGTGGTGGCTAAATTGCTGTCTCATTTGTTGATGTCACAAGTATTTATTAGCTCGTTGATTATGCTTCAAGGCCTGGTTTTGAATGTGTCTAACTAGTGCAGTTGCTTTGAGTTGAAATTAGTATTGCGATGAGTTATTGCCTTtggttgttttttatttgtactCTAGAGGAGCTAGTACGATGTGGTTATGAATATATTAAATCATGCTCTGCGTTATCCGACTTTGGGAATGAACTTGGTAGAGGGAGCTCACATTGTTTGCAGGATTCGGTTCCTGAGGTTCCATTTTGAGAAAGCTCATGGATTTGATTGACGAGTCGCTCTCACATGACGCGGGAGGCTTCTAGTGGTAAGAGTCGAGCACAATTTGGTGTTTTCAAGTTGCAATCAACCTTCTACTTCAGCTACTTATCTAGGAAGAACTTCAAAATCGTCATCGCTTCATCCAACTTTTTCAGCTTCAACGCTTTGGTCTAGTGGATGGACCGAAATTTGTGTACTACAATTTATGcttctatgtttttaatatttttgccaTGGGACCATTTGTATAGGTTTACAATCAAAAcctgaactgttttcattttaatgaaatatttacattcttagcaaaaaaaaaaatattatttatgctacatgtttttttctttttttttaagattaagaATTTTGGGTTGAAATCTCAAAAGATCTATATAATGTCGCTTAAAGATATCTACATTAGCTACCAAAAAGCCTGTCAATAGAAAAAGTTAACAAATTGAAAATCATTGCGAATGgataaatattttatactacgtacaaattatatataaccttAAACAATTTTACTAGCAAAGCaactattttaaactttcaaaatatgtattcataaaatgttaaaatggGCTATCGCCTGTCAGAAAGTTTTTCAgtggttacatatatatttaatagaaaCCACATGACAACTTCGCCCATAATTGCAAAACCTACTGTGGTATAGATAGAAAGTAGAAAACACAGAAACatgaatttcaaaatatattatcatttaaaaaatgatCTTCAAAATagcatttaaaaataaatatcacaTCATATACCAAAAGATCCAGTAATTAAACCGGTATAGTCCTATATACCAAAGAAAGAAGCTAGAACATGGCACAACCACTCAATATTAAAAGCTCAGACAAATTTTTCATTCGAATAGGCTATATTTAACTAACTAGTTCGTCCGGAGCTAGGGTGTTGCAATAAATGATTGCTACAATATTGTTATGCTTGCAGTTGCCTATCAACATAAGTGTGCACACATACGTAAATACGTAA
The sequence above is drawn from the Camelina sativa cultivar DH55 chromosome 4, Cs, whole genome shotgun sequence genome and encodes:
- the LOC104784274 gene encoding glutathione S-transferase T3-like — its product is MLVSAWLNTSKDPITSNQQRLASFWGRIAKYFASCPNVVGRPKREASHSKQRWGRINDLVCKFAGCFKAATREKSSGQYEDDVMKLAHKIYFNDHGHRFTLEHRFTLEHAWLVLSNGVKRVRASIEGSDQEAHHPIDVDESLPRPNGVKAAKGKSKKSSNTKPIDVEEDGKAYLEFQLDRVSKMYEMKQKDFELKEKEFAMKKEHIKHVMLENLIAKKDSLTESEKTLKEKLIDDMMSSG